DNA from Neovison vison isolate M4711 chromosome 12, ASM_NN_V1, whole genome shotgun sequence:
tttattcatttgacagagagagcgatcacaagtaggcaaagaggcagacagagagagaggaggaagcaggctccctgctgagcagagagcccaatgcggggcttgatcccaggaccctgagatcatgacctgagccgaaggcagagtctttaacccactgagccgcccaggcgccccaatttgaATTTTCTTAACTATTTAAAGACATACTGTAAGTTAGGCAAGCATCCCTATTCCTGTTGCCAAATGTGGGGTAAATGGGGCGCCCCCCGCCCTTAGGACTGGGGAATCTGGCTGGAGAGAGTCCACAGTGGCGAGGATCACCACCCAGCATTGCTACCTGGAGGCTTGCGTGGCTCTTAAGGGACTGCAGAAACAGAACCCCACCATTGCCTTTAAAGTCCAGACAGACTTTAAGGGCTACTGCCCTCAGAAAGGTACATGGAGCcctgtcccccccaccacccaggcCGTTTCCATGAGGTTTATTACTTCTACATGATGAAGTTTGTAACAAGTTCCCATTTTGGTTTTTCACTTCTGAAGTGCAGCCAGTACCTGAATGAGGTTTTTTCCGCTATTCTAAAAGCTGCCCTGAAGTGCCTTTTAACTTTTGTAGCACCCGCAAAATATTATCAAGTCCTTTTCTTTAGTGCTTTtagtctttaaaaacatttccttccATTCCAGTAGATACGGTGGAGATAGGATCCACCCAAATTCCCTTTAAGGACGGCCCTGTAGCCTGCGCTTGTCCACACGGTGATCAGACAGCTACCACTCACTCCTGTGAGGTCACCTCACTGAACTCAAGGTAGGGTCAGTAACTGAACCATCGCTGAGTACAGAAGGGAGCTGGCCTTGGGAGCTGGCCCTGGTGTGAGTCCTGGTCTCCCTCCGTTAGTGGCGGAGTGACTTCAGAGGAGTACTACGTATCTGGAAATCAGGATACCTGTTTCAACAGGCTGCTTTGAGGACTGAAAGGAGAAATTTACAGGTACCATGCAAAGCATTCCCCAGGTTCTCAACACATACTCCTTTCTTTCCATCCACAAAGGTTGAGAGATAAACAGTTAACCTTGGCCAATGAAAGTAAATGGTTTATTCATCATTTCCAGAGACACTCCAGATATATTCTTAAGTATACCCAGTTTAGGCTGAGGACAGTAGGCCCGTGATCTTCACTTTCAAACATTGATTTACCGACCTTTAGTCAAACTTATCTCAGCCTtccaagtaaaaacaaaaacaaaaacaaaacaaaaaacaaccaaatagGAAAGTGTTAAAGCCTTCCCGGTAGTTGGTAGGATTATTTTGTGCATTAAAATGAAGAATGTGAGCACAGAGTGGAAGACTTAGGAGGTGCTCAAATTTTTATTGACCGAATCCATAGTCATGCAGTcttttggaggaagaaaaacagtCCGAGAACTCACAGCTTGTGGAAGCTTAATGCAGTATAGTGCCAAATGCTAAATTAGAAAGCTGACCCTAATTCCAGGTCCCGACTTCTTACTagggttcacatttttttttttttttcaggcaataAGCACTGTAAcctaagagggaagaaagagatccacaccttccccaaagaaaaggaagatggatCTAGTGTCAGGCTCAATTAGACCCAATTGTGATGGCTCTCCAAAAAGGAACAATGCCCCTTTTGTGATATGCTCAAGCAGAAAGCTTGGAAATTTTACAAAACAATCTCACCCCGAGAGAAACTTGGGTTCTAGCTCTCTTCCTGGAAAGAGATGTCTTTGCAGGCAAGTTTTATACCGCTCTTATTAGTCCTTGCTGGGatctgtatttgtttgtttaaaaataatctcagaaACAGCTAAGAAAGACCTATGTGAAACCAGGAATGTGAATTACTCCACTGTTGGAGTATTTATGCCCTGCCACTTCCGCAGCCCGGTCACAGGGGTGTTGATTATTTAGTTATTGTCTACCAGAGGGAACCCTTTGCTAGAATTGTTGGTATTCATTTCTCCGCCCCGAATTCAGCCTAAGAGCCCTCACCATAGTGGATCTGAGTGGCGAGCTTCGGCGCTGTGAGTGCTTAAAATGCAAATGTGCAAGAACTCCTGGCCAACTTCCCCATCCCCCAGGAAAGTGCTTAAATGCAGCGGGGCCTGGAGGAGAATGTTAAAAAGAGGGGCTGAactgccttcctcctctccacCAGGACCCTCACTCACACTGTGAGATTCAGCATGCATGACTGAGCAAGTGAGCGGGCAGGCAAGGACAGCGCTCTTTTAACTTTTCTGAACAATGGCTTCAGTTCCCTCCACCCTTCACATCCTCCCCACACCCACTCAGAGTGGAAAGAAACCAGTCTTTTCTTCCCCACTTCCACATCTCTGGACCCATTTTTCAACAGGACCCCTGGATCTCATTTCCACCCTGGGGAAATTGTGACTCTTAACAGAtcgaggtttgttttttttttttaagttccattttcttcagtttctttcaattTCCATGTTGTTGACAGTTTAAAGCCGAAAATTATATAAATCTCCAGTCCAGTCACATTTCTAGCAACAAAACATTTAGAGGTCAGTAGTAAACCTTATACAGAATAATTTTGTAACCATGAGCTTACTCACAGCACATAGGATGCACTGAACTCTATACCTTATTTCCTCCTAGAGTACAGACAGCACCTCCTACTTTGGCAAGTACCCAAACACACACTGCCTTCAAAATAATTCACAGatacaaggttttttgtttttgttttgttttttttccaaaacatacttcatatttcctcttttattatataaatatcagTTTAACCTTTTACTGTAAGAATATAAACGTTTTAAGAGGatctttgttattatttatacAAATTCACAAACAGTACAATTAATTGATAAAGGTCTCTGGGTTTCTTTAACTCCATGGTCTCGCATGTTGCTGTGGaggattctaaaaaaataaacaaacgaacaaaaactcccaacaaaaatATACATCCTACTCAaaagcgatttttttttttaaagccacaagTCCCAACCCCCACCAAAATAAAGAAAGTCATCTATTCCTCCATTTAGAAACAGATTGTTGTAAAACCCACGAACTCCCGTTTTATTAACAGAGATAAGACATGAGTTTCAGTCTCCTCCCCTTCATGTTAGAGCCCCAGGGGCTCCGCAGGCCAACTCTGCTCCTCCGCTTCCAACAGGAAGCCTCACCGTGTGACCTTTTTGTGGGGAAACTTGGAAGAGGGTGAGGGTAGGGCAGAATTTGCATATATAATAATCATTTTCAAGACACAATCTGCATctcaaacgaacaaacaaacaaaagttcgaCTCTCATTTCTTCCACACATTTGTGCTATAAATTAAGTCAAGATTTACGAACACCGTTGGGCCCTCAAAATCCCAATGGGCAGGGAGAAAAAACGATAGCCAGAATGTGGAAGCGGGACACATTGGATGGATGGGGTTTGGGAAGaagccaaaacaaaaaagacGTACAAACCCAATGGGCATCTTTCCAGTCTAGGCACAAAAATGTTTCAGTCTCAAAATATCTCTCTTGTAGAATTCCAGGGcttcagagaaaaaagtaaactaaaaCGAGGTAGccagacatatatatatgtatatatatatataatttatatatatataatatatagactATATTCAGCAGAAAAAAAAGGACCGTGATTTCaaatttcttcaaaaaacaaaaacacgaaaaagaaagacaaaaggaaatgagCGTGAATAGCAGAGTACTGTAGAAGTGATGAGAAGAGCCTGGGATTAGTTACAAAGTGGAAGGAAGAAGGGTGAAAAGGCCGTGGTAGTTGGGTTTGCTCtttatacatttcaaaataaaaaccagatcACAGTATTCAAATGAAAGCTTAAGTGAAGGCAGACATTTTCCTCAACTCCCCAGGGTCTTAAGGACTAgtcactccccaccccctcccccgttTCCAAATGCAAAGCAGTGGGGATACAGTAGCTCAAACAGTCCTCCATCCCCCTGCAGAGAGGAGTGGGTGGGTAAGTAGCTGAATCCGTCCCTTCATCGTCAGGGGAAACAAGAGGGGAGGAAGGTAGGGGTAGCAGAGGAACCCCAGATGCAATGGGAATGGGCGTGTAGTGGGCCGAGGTGCCGGAGAAAATGAGCCTGAGGCTTCGTGTCCCTGCCCCCATCTCATCCGCTGCAATGATCTCTGTGTAAGTGTGCATGTCGAGTGAGGGGGGCGGGGGCGTGGTGGTGACCCGAGGATAAACAGGGCGGGACGGGGGAGCAGGTGCCTCCGCCCTCACCTGACCTTCTCACTGTCCGTCATCTGCCAGAGTCCCAGGTTGAGTACCTTGAGGCAGGGCAGCTGCGTGATGCGCTCCAGGCCGCGCTTGGTGATCCGGGTACAGCCATACAGGTCTATGCCGGTGAGCTGGCTCAGGTGCTCCGCGATCAGCTCTAGGCCCTTGTCTGTGATGCGCACACACTGTCCGATGTTGAGCGTGCGCAGCCCGTGCATCTGCCGCACCATGCGGTTGATGCCATCATCGCTGAtgtggcaggagcagagggacagggacttGAGGCCGTCCAGGCCCTGGGCTATGTAAGCCAGGCTCTGGTCCCCCACCTTGTCACAGAAGGACACATCCAGCCCTGAGAGGCGCAGGCTGCCCATGGCCAGATGCATGATGCCCGTGTCGCTGATGTTATCGCAGGAGCGCAGGTTAAGGCTGCGGAGGCTGCCCATGTGCGACAGGTGCAGGAGGCCCGCGTCCGAGATGCCCCCGCAGAAGCTGAGGTTGAGGAGCCTCAGGCCCGTCAGCCCCCGGGAGATGTGCTTTAGAGAAAGGTCGGTGAGCTTCTGGCAGTCCTGCAGCGTGAGCTGCTccaggcccaggcagccctcGGCCGCGCTGCGCGTCATGCCGGCCAGGTGCCCGATGCCCACGTCCGAGAGGTGGCGGCAGCTGCGGAGATTAAGGCTCTTGAGGCGCTGCAGGCCCCAGGCGATGAGCAGAAGGCCGGTGTTGGTGATGTTGCTGCAACCCCCCAGCTCCAGCACCTCCAAGCCCTTGAGGTACTGGGCTATGCGGCCCAGGCTGCTGTCGGTGATCTGCTTGCAGAGGCTCAGGTTGAGGGCACGCAGGGAGCCGATCTCCTGCACAAACGCGTGGCCCAGCCCGTTGTCAGTGAGGTTGTAGCAGCCGCTTAGGTTGAGACTCTCGATGTTGGCCATGCCCTGGATCACGTAGCTGAGGCTGCGGCGGAGGCTCAGGATCTGCACACGGCGGATACCCCGGGCCTGCAGGCTGGGGAACAGCGACGGGTTGGCCCGGCGCAGGTGCAGCTTGGCCTCCACCCCCCGCCACACCGACTTGTGGTAGGCGGCGTCCCGCCAGGCCGTGCACACCTGCGCCGCGCGCCCCTTATCCCGGACGTCCAGGTAGCCGAAGATCATGGCCAGCAGCTCGGGGAACAAGCACGAGATGTGGGTCtccatcttcctcctcccccctccgcGGCGCCGGGGGGGAGGAGGCGCGGGCCCCGCCGCTCCTGTCCCGAGAGGCGACAAGAGCGGTTCGCCccagccgctgccgccgccgccgccgccgcctcgggcCCAACGGACGGCCCCTCCCCGCCTTCCGgctccggccgccgccgccgctcctcCTCCTGGTccgtccgtccttccttccttcctgccggCTTcgcctcccttcccttccctccccccgccccgggctccgcTCGGTCCTCACATCCCGGGCGGGGAAGGCGCCCTCTCACTCACTCCCGAGCCTGGCCgggccgccgcctccgccgcctCCGCCGCCTCGGGTCTAACCACGCCGCGCTCGGGCCGCGCCGCTCCGCCCGCTCCGCTGCCGCTCCCACGCCCCCTGCCGCATCCTCTGCCTCCTGCTACTGCCGCCGCCggccgccgctgctgctgctccgGGCCGGCGGGCCGGCTGGGGGGCCCCGGGGGCTGCGAGCACGGGCTCCGGGCGCCGaggaggcttcctgctgcctTTGTCTCTCGCCCGCTTTTCAAACCTCCCAGCCCGGGCCGCCCGCACTCCGCCGCCCAGGCGGGGGGACCTGGAGGCCAATCCGGGCCACCGGGCGCACGTTCCTTCTCCCCCCGCCGTCCGCGGCCAGTTGGGAGCTGCCGGCCCGGGCACGGAGGACGCCGCGGCCGGCGCGGCCGGAGCGCGGCTCGGCGCCGGGCCCGGGGCGAGCAGGCGGGCCGGGCGTTTGGTAGAGTCCGGGCCGGACCCCTCTGCCCGACTGCTCCTTCGCGCGTCCCCTCCCGCCGCGCTCCCCCCCGCGCGCGCCCGCGCAATGGTACGAGCCTGCGCTGCCGGAACTGTCGGAGCCGTTACCTTGGAAACCGAGTTCTTCCTAGTCTGGGCGCCCCGATTTTTTAACCCTGTAAGCGCCATCTGAGAGCAGCTGTCAGCCAGGCTCTTCCCCACCCTTCTCCTTTTCACCCCGTAGCCCGCTGTTGAGCCATTCCCTTTCTGGGCCACGCCCCAACCCcgttccttctctttttcttggctGCTGACGTCTGAGCAGTCTTTTCCCAGAGTTTACCCCTACCATTCCAGACCCTTCCTTTACACCCTTCTCCCTTTATTATCCCGGCTAAGACCCTCCTCCCAGTGGTAGTACTCAATAATCATCACTCCAAttctcctcccccccccttttttttttactgttcctAATGCCCCTTAACACGTCCCTGTTATCACACCCCCAGTCCTCCCCAACGGGGCTGCTTCCTACGATCCCTTTCTCTCCGGTCTTGTGCCTCAAATTACGGAGAAACTCGGCTTTATTCATCACTACCTTAGCTTAACAGTGACACTCCTCAGCCCTCAACCCA
Protein-coding regions in this window:
- the FBXL14 gene encoding F-box/LRR-repeat protein 14, which produces METHISCLFPELLAMIFGYLDVRDKGRAAQVCTAWRDAAYHKSVWRGVEAKLHLRRANPSLFPSLQARGIRRVQILSLRRSLSYVIQGMANIESLNLSGCYNLTDNGLGHAFVQEIGSLRALNLSLCKQITDSSLGRIAQYLKGLEVLELGGCSNITNTGLLLIAWGLQRLKSLNLRSCRHLSDVGIGHLAGMTRSAAEGCLGLEQLTLQDCQKLTDLSLKHISRGLTGLRLLNLSFCGGISDAGLLHLSHMGSLRSLNLRSCDNISDTGIMHLAMGSLRLSGLDVSFCDKVGDQSLAYIAQGLDGLKSLSLCSCHISDDGINRMVRQMHGLRTLNIGQCVRITDKGLELIAEHLSQLTGIDLYGCTRITKRGLERITQLPCLKVLNLGLWQMTDSEKVR